A stretch of Candidatus Hydrogenedentota bacterium DNA encodes these proteins:
- a CDS encoding DegT/DnrJ/EryC1/StrS family aminotransferase: MQVNFVDLKTQYQELRGEIHAALEEVMSGASFVLGDAVAQFEREFAEYCGAAHCVGVASGADALHLALRALGVGPGDEVITAANTFIATVNAITLAGATPVLVDTARPYYTLDPELVEAAVTPRTKAVIPVHLYGHMAGMDAVADIAARHNLHIVEDAAQAHGARHRGRRAGSLGVCGCFSFYPGKNLGSYGEGGAVTTDTAAVAHSLRIYRNVGQSEKYIHPVVGFNSRLQSMQAAVLRVKLRRLDEWNDKRRRFAAMYSEGLADTGLVLPETAPDTVPVWHLYVVRSPRRDELLAHLLACGVHCGIHYPVPVHLQAPYRGVRTLPEGAPVTTAWAAQILSLPMHPDLTDEQVAHVVDSVRSFNP, encoded by the coding sequence ATGCAAGTGAACTTTGTGGACCTGAAGACGCAGTACCAGGAGCTCCGCGGGGAGATCCACGCGGCGCTGGAGGAGGTGATGTCCGGCGCGTCCTTCGTGCTGGGCGACGCCGTGGCGCAGTTCGAGCGGGAGTTTGCGGAGTACTGCGGCGCGGCCCACTGCGTGGGCGTGGCGTCGGGCGCCGACGCGCTGCACCTGGCGCTGCGCGCCCTGGGCGTCGGCCCCGGCGACGAGGTGATCACCGCCGCCAACACGTTCATCGCCACGGTGAACGCCATCACGCTGGCGGGGGCCACCCCGGTGCTGGTGGACACGGCGCGGCCGTACTACACCCTCGACCCGGAGCTGGTGGAGGCGGCGGTCACGCCGCGGACCAAGGCGGTCATCCCGGTGCACCTTTACGGCCACATGGCCGGCATGGACGCCGTCGCGGACATCGCCGCGCGGCACAACCTCCATATTGTGGAGGACGCGGCGCAGGCCCACGGCGCGCGGCACCGGGGCCGCCGGGCCGGGTCGCTCGGCGTGTGCGGCTGCTTCAGCTTCTACCCCGGCAAGAACCTCGGCTCCTACGGCGAGGGCGGCGCGGTCACCACGGACACCGCCGCCGTGGCGCACTCCCTGCGCATCTACCGCAACGTCGGCCAGTCGGAGAAGTACATCCACCCCGTCGTCGGGTTCAACAGCCGCCTCCAGAGCATGCAGGCCGCCGTGCTCCGCGTGAAGCTGCGCCGCCTCGACGAATGGAACGACAAGCGCCGGCGCTTCGCCGCGATGTACAGCGAGGGCCTCGCGGACACGGGCCTCGTCCTGCCGGAAACGGCGCCGGACACCGTGCCGGTGTGGCACCTCTACGTGGTGCGGTCCCCCCGGCGCGACGAGCTGCTGGCCCACCTGCTGGCGTGCGGCGTCCACTGCGGCATCCACTACCCCGTGCCGGTGCATTTGCAGGCGCCGTACAGGGGCGTGCGCACCCTGCCCGAGGGCGCGCCGGTGACGACAGCCTGGGCCGCCCAGATCCTCTCGCTGCCCATGCACCCGGACCTCACGGACGAGCAGGTGGCCCACGTGGTGGACAGCGTCCGGTCCTTCAACCCCTGA